ATCTGCTGAACGAGAGTCGTCAAAAGGCCGAGGAGTTGATTGATGAGTTGTGTTTAAAACTGGGTATTAAAGATAAACCCCGTACATACAGAAGGGTTGCACGCAAGGATTTTTTGAATGTATCGAAGATGAAGAGAAAACCTGCCAACGTTTTAAGACAAGCGATACGCAAGCAAATCAACTACCTGAAGCGGGATGTACGGACTATCAATGAGATGCTGGACACCATAAAGGATGAACCGGTTCCTTTTAACAGGCGGCAACTGAAATATTTTTTTGTTATCCAGCATCTGCTGGAACAACAGGAGAGCATGTACAAGAAGAAGAGCCATCAAGTAGAAGATCGCATCGTGAGCATTCATCAGCCGCATGTACGTCCCATCGTGCGTGGCAAGGCCAAGGCCAAGACGGAGTTTGGCGCCAAGATCAACATCAGCCTGCTGGATGGATATGCCAGGGTGGATCATTTTGACTGGGATGCCTTTAACGAGGGGCAGGATCTTCAGGCACAGGTCGAACGCTTTAGGGAACTGACAGGGAAATACCCGGAGCTGGTTCAGGTGGATAAGATTTATCTCACCCGGGAGAACAGACGGTTTTTGAAAGAGAAAAGAATCCGCTACACCGGGGAACCACTGGGACGAAAACCGGTAAAAGAGATCAAGAGCAGATACCAAAAACGTAAAGAGCGACGAGAGGCGGCGGAACGCAATCAGGTTGAAGGAAAGTTTGGTCAGGGCAAGCGTGGATATGGTTTAAATGATATCCGCGCCAGATTGGCCACGACATCAAACAGTTGGATAGGGGCTATCATTTTTGTGATGAACCTGATCAGGTACATGAGGGATATTCCCCTTCCTTATTTTGTCTCGTTTCTATCGAAACTGATGAAAGTGAGAAATATAAACATTTATCCAGTCAAGCCACAAATGAAATTGTGTGCCTGATTAGGATTTAATAAGCAGACCCTACTTCTTCTGTTGCTCTTCAATTCTGGTCTCTGCAACAGCAAGTTTGATCTTGTCAAATGCTTTTTTCAGTTTCAGCGTATCGGTCCGATCGGAACGAAAGGTGATCTCCACCGTGGAGCCGTCATCACCGTACGCCAGGGCTGTCACCCCTTTCTCAAAGGGGATGTATCCCTCGATTTTACGCTTACAGTTGTGACAGATCTCCTCATCAAGGGTAAACAGAGCAGTCACCTCTTTTTTGTTCTGATTCTTCTCTTTCTTTTGTGCAAACGCACTGCCCATACTGCCCACACTCAGGGCAATGATCATCAGGAATAGTACTGTTTTCTTCATAAAACTGAAATTTAAAAAATGTTTGTATTGGGTTAGGCTGATTAATATCTCGGAATGTTATATCGCAGGCCGGCGTAGATCTTCCTGCCGTGCACCGGTCCCCACACCATGGTGGCGTCGAAGTCGCCACTGCGGGGGTTGGCGGCATCGATGATGGGATTCGCCTGTCGGAAATCGAACAGGTTCTCCCCTCCCAGGTAAAGTGAGAAGTTGCGGAAATAACGGGTGACCTGTCCATTGACCACCGTGAAGGGATCGAAACGTTCTTCCCACAGTGGGTTGCTGCTGTCGGGTGTAGGCATCCTTCCTCCGCCATTGAATTGTCCGGTGAGGTCGAACTGCCACTTGCGTAGAGGGGTTTGATAGGAGGCGGTGACCAGTGCCTTGTAGTCGTTCAACAGTGGCTTGCTCATAAAAAGGGTTTCCCCGGTCGCCTCGTTACGGTAGTCCGACATCGATCGTGTGTAGCGGTAGGCGGCGGTGAAGGTGAAACCGGTGAAGAAGGGATAGCTCAGCTCCACCTGCGCACTGTTGGAGTAGGAACGTCCCTTATCCAGGTTGTAGAATTGGATGGCATGCGGGTCGCTGTCCACATCAACGACTACCTGGTTCAGGAAGCGGGTGTGGTACCATTCCCCCGTGAGGGTGATCTCGCGTCCCCCGGCGGGGATGTAGAGGGTGGCATTCACCCCGGCGTTCCAGGCCTCCTCCTGGTCGAGCTGATCGGCTATTTCGATGCGTCGTGAGCTGGCCAGCAGGTAGTTGTTCTCAGCCAGCACATTCGCCGTGCGGAACCCTTTACCCAGTGATCCCCGCAGATGAATCCACTCAGCGGGATTGTACTTCAGGTGCAGCCGCGGGGTGACGAAAAATCCGTAGCGGCTGCTGTGGTCGGCACGCACACCTCCTTGAAGGATGAATTTGTTTTGCAGGTTGAATGCATATTGCACATAACCACCCAGCACGGTCTCATCGCGGTTGAAAGAGTTGTTGTCAAGCTGCTCCTCAAAGCCGTCGTGGTTCAGGCTAAGCCCTGTGCTGAGGTTGTGCATGTGTGAAAAATCCTTCTCGTATAGCAGGCTGAGGTAGAGGTTTTGTTGCGTGACATCGTAGGGGGTGCGATCGTAACGAGACTGCTGGTCGTGCACCGAGCCGGAGGCGATCAGTGCTGCGCTCTCCGCCAGCTCATCGGCACTGATGACGTAAGCCTGCTTGGTGTAGAACTCACCCCGGTTGGTTGCCAGCGATATGGTATAAGGATCATCAATTGTCCCGTGGGTCACATCCTGTCCTCCCTCACGCTCTTCATTCACATACCTGACACCATACTGCGCCACATACTTACCCACCTCGTGATTCCAGCGATTCA
This genomic window from Dysgonomonadaceae bacterium zrk40 contains:
- a CDS encoding IS5 family transposase, yielding MIRYKSSRQLSISEFKMPFEAKLDENNRWVVLSKIVPWEEFARLYYKNFKSNRGAPTKDARLVLGVIIIKHIMKTDDRGVIEMIQENPYMQYFLGLEAFTYEQVMTPSLLVSIRKRIDLDVFESLTDDLIRKGLKLKAGTKQEKADTVTKDEEDDNDDDPDPHPGNKGKLQLDATVCDADIKYPTDLDLLNESRQKAEELIDELCLKLGIKDKPRTYRRVARKDFLNVSKMKRKPANVLRQAIRKQINYLKRDVRTINEMLDTIKDEPVPFNRRQLKYFFVIQHLLEQQESMYKKKSHQVEDRIVSIHQPHVRPIVRGKAKAKTEFGAKINISLLDGYARVDHFDWDAFNEGQDLQAQVERFRELTGKYPELVQVDKIYLTRENRRFLKEKRIRYTGEPLGRKPVKEIKSRYQKRKERREAAERNQVEGKFGQGKRGYGLNDIRARLATTSNSWIGAIIFVMNLIRYMRDIPLPYFVSFLSKLMKVRNINIYPVKPQMKLCA
- a CDS encoding TonB-dependent receptor: MLQRYLFSLLLIFVTLQLSASDKVKGYIYDNNNEPVIGANIYWETSRKGTTSNGEGFFEIDLTGKHEHLIVTYTGYITQSLHVHDADEELKIILEEDTQLLDELVISRRSPGTVTQRDALLQTQRVTRGEIHRAACCNLGESFETNPSVDVAYSDAATGAKQIKLLGLAGTYVQMLTENYPNFRGVASPFGMDYIPGAWMEGIYISKGTSSVKNGYEALAGQINVEYKKPQTMDKFSLNLFGSDALRMEANADASIHLNEGLTTALFAHYSNDTQSHDRNEDGFLDYPKTRQLNLMNRWNHEVGKYVAQYGVRYVNEEREGGQDVTHGTIDDPYTISLATNRGEFYTKQAYVISADELAESAALIASGSVHDQQSRYDRTPYDVTQQNLYLSLLYEKDFSHMHNLSTGLSLNHDGFEEQLDNNSFNRDETVLGGYVQYAFNLQNKFILQGGVRADHSSRYGFFVTPRLHLKYNPAEWIHLRGSLGKGFRTANVLAENNYLLASSRRIEIADQLDQEEAWNAGVNATLYIPAGGREITLTGEWYHTRFLNQVVVDVDSDPHAIQFYNLDKGRSYSNSAQVELSYPFFTGFTFTAAYRYTRSMSDYRNEATGETLFMSKPLLNDYKALVTASYQTPLRKWQFDLTGQFNGGGRMPTPDSSNPLWEERFDPFTVVNGQVTRYFRNFSLYLGGENLFDFRQANPIIDAANPRSGDFDATMVWGPVHGRKIYAGLRYNIPRY